In Sphingobacterium sp. PCS056, the following proteins share a genomic window:
- a CDS encoding TetR family transcriptional regulator C-terminal domain-containing protein yields MENLMTADKIFELYGEYILNHGERPKNIYRFAKDNGFEEKDFYDYFSSFEQIEKSMLVNLFDKSVALASEAHIGDEMTSKEKLLNVYFIFFENMTMNRSLVLMILGNDKLHFAKISNQLKKTHRDFIKTFDFNDWSMIKEAQDDVRNFHEKAREEAFWLHLVSAIEFWKKDTSPAFEKTDIFIEKTIDTGFELMDNEPLRKVVDLGKFLFKETFRKA; encoded by the coding sequence ATGGAAAATCTAATGACAGCAGATAAAATATTTGAATTGTACGGAGAGTACATTTTGAATCACGGCGAAAGACCAAAAAATATTTATCGTTTCGCAAAGGACAATGGGTTTGAAGAGAAGGATTTTTATGATTATTTTTCAAGTTTTGAGCAGATTGAAAAATCAATGTTGGTTAATCTTTTTGATAAATCTGTCGCATTGGCATCAGAGGCTCATATTGGGGATGAGATGACGTCGAAAGAAAAGCTTTTGAATGTCTATTTTATCTTTTTTGAAAATATGACGATGAATCGTTCCCTGGTTTTGATGATTTTAGGAAATGACAAATTACATTTCGCAAAAATTTCAAATCAACTCAAAAAGACGCATCGAGATTTTATCAAAACGTTTGATTTTAACGATTGGAGCATGATTAAAGAGGCACAAGATGATGTGAGAAATTTTCATGAAAAAGCTAGAGAAGAAGCATTTTGGCTTCATCTGGTTTCTGCTATCGAGTTTTGGAAAAAAGATACTTCTCCAGCATTTGAAAAAACAGATATCTTCATTGAAAAGACTATCGATACAGGATTTGAACTGATGGATAATGAACCTTTGCGGAAAGTAGTCGACCTGGGTAAGTTTTTATTCAAAGAAACATTCAGAAAAGCTTAA
- a CDS encoding BCCT family transporter, producing MNSSKQTKLKFTFDKGVTIPSLIFIIGICLFSVLFPVEIKAVLDEIKNFIFVNLNWVYVWCVTVFVIFLVFLMFSKYGKIRLGTNDSRPEHSFFSWISMLFAAGMGIGLMYFSVAEPMQHYATDAFSESQVISRAKNAQLYTFFHWGIHAWAIYGLVGLCLAYFTYRYRLPLSLRSCLYPLLKDRIKGKWGNVIDIFALCSTFFGITTTLGFGVVQINSGLETLKILPQTGFIYQILIVVVLVSFAVLSAVSGVNKGIKILSNINVVAVIILLLFVLILGPTVYLIGSFTNGLGNYINNFFDLTFNTHVYEDKTLPWFYNWTILYWAWWISWSPFVGLFIAKISKGRSIREFIAAVLIIPTLFNFIWMSVFGNSAIWIDFNIANGALSALVSDPDALMFRFLEYLPLSNILAFTVISIIMIFFVTSADSGMLVMDSISSKNSSKSPKLQIVFWGVLLAVLSLMLLNAGGLEALQTMTLITALPFAIIMILFVVSLMKALVIDYRYYEKGLSVSTIPWSGEFWKQRLKQIISFKTEKSVKTFIQEQVMPAFTELKDEFALNGIAVEINYMPDNLKINLEIHHDIVNNFVYGVMGQKRIVSEYMVDDDNLPDLEGKVTYFPKTYFGDSREGYDVQYFTKNELISDVLKHYDRFLKIIAEESNEMFISIENNTQEN from the coding sequence ATGAATTCATCAAAACAAACGAAGCTCAAATTTACATTCGATAAAGGAGTTACCATACCCAGCTTAATATTTATAATAGGAATATGTCTTTTCTCGGTCTTGTTTCCTGTTGAAATCAAGGCTGTTCTGGATGAAATTAAAAATTTTATTTTTGTTAATCTGAACTGGGTATATGTATGGTGTGTGACGGTATTTGTAATTTTTCTGGTATTTCTGATGTTTAGTAAGTATGGAAAAATTAGACTGGGCACCAACGACAGCAGGCCCGAACATTCTTTTTTTTCATGGATCTCTATGCTTTTTGCTGCCGGTATGGGAATCGGTTTGATGTATTTCAGTGTGGCAGAACCGATGCAACATTATGCTACGGATGCTTTTTCTGAAAGTCAAGTTATAAGCAGAGCAAAAAATGCACAACTTTATACCTTTTTCCACTGGGGAATTCATGCTTGGGCAATTTATGGTCTTGTTGGCCTATGTTTAGCTTACTTTACTTACCGGTATCGGCTTCCATTATCGCTTCGCAGCTGTTTATATCCTTTATTGAAAGACAGAATCAAAGGCAAGTGGGGAAATGTTATTGATATATTTGCGCTATGTAGCACTTTTTTTGGTATTACAACAACCTTGGGATTTGGAGTTGTTCAAATAAATTCAGGATTGGAGACTCTTAAAATTTTGCCGCAAACAGGGTTTATCTATCAGATATTAATCGTTGTTGTTTTGGTATCGTTTGCTGTTTTATCCGCAGTTTCTGGCGTTAATAAAGGAATTAAGATCTTAAGTAATATCAATGTGGTAGCAGTCATTATTCTCCTGTTATTTGTGTTGATTCTAGGACCGACCGTTTATCTTATCGGAAGTTTTACCAATGGACTGGGTAATTATATCAATAATTTTTTTGATCTTACTTTCAATACGCATGTGTACGAGGATAAAACACTCCCTTGGTTTTATAACTGGACTATTCTGTATTGGGCATGGTGGATTTCATGGTCACCTTTTGTTGGGCTTTTTATTGCAAAAATTTCTAAGGGACGCAGTATCCGTGAGTTTATTGCAGCAGTTTTGATCATACCGACACTATTCAATTTTATCTGGATGTCGGTTTTTGGCAACAGTGCAATCTGGATTGACTTTAATATTGCAAACGGCGCACTAAGTGCCTTGGTTTCTGATCCGGATGCTCTCATGTTTAGATTTTTGGAGTATCTGCCACTTTCCAATATTTTAGCTTTTACGGTCATTTCAATTATTATGATATTTTTTGTCACCTCTGCGGATTCAGGAATGCTGGTGATGGACAGTATATCTTCAAAAAACTCCAGTAAATCTCCTAAACTGCAGATCGTATTCTGGGGCGTACTTTTGGCCGTATTGTCGTTAATGTTATTGAATGCAGGAGGGCTAGAAGCGCTACAAACAATGACTCTTATCACTGCTTTGCCGTTTGCTATTATTATGATCTTGTTTGTGGTGTCATTGATGAAGGCTCTTGTCATCGACTATCGTTACTACGAAAAGGGATTGTCTGTTTCAACAATCCCCTGGTCAGGTGAATTCTGGAAACAACGGCTGAAGCAAATTATTTCTTTTAAGACGGAGAAGTCTGTAAAAACTTTTATACAAGAGCAGGTAATGCCTGCATTCACTGAACTGAAGGATGAATTTGCACTAAACGGAATTGCTGTTGAGATCAATTATATGCCTGACAATTTAAAGATTAATTTAGAAATCCATCATGACATTGTCAACAATTTTGTCTACGGAGTTATGGGGCAAAAAAGGATTGTCTCTGAATATATGGTGGATGATGATAATTTGCCAGATCTGGAAGGTAAGGTGACTTATTTTCCTAAAACATATTTTGGTGATTCACGTGAAGGATACGATGTGCAGTATTTTACCAAAAATGAATTAATCAGCGATGTACTTAAACATTATGACCGTTTTCTTAAAATAATCGCTGAAGAGTCTAACGAAATGTTCATTAGTATCGAGAATAATACTCAAGAAAATTAG
- a CDS encoding ArsR/SmtB family transcription factor yields the protein MGVTRADLFTDEQNHMANIIKALGHPARIAIIEYLLKVNVCICSDIVDELPLAQSTISQHLKELKNAGLIKGNIEGTSICYCIDEKTFGFLKNYFGQIVVNTQNQKCC from the coding sequence ATGGGAGTTACCAGAGCAGATCTTTTTACAGACGAACAAAATCACATGGCCAATATCATTAAAGCACTTGGACATCCTGCACGTATTGCCATTATTGAATACTTATTAAAAGTAAATGTATGTATATGTAGTGACATCGTAGATGAACTGCCCTTAGCGCAGTCAACCATATCGCAGCATCTCAAAGAGTTGAAAAATGCAGGACTCATCAAGGGAAATATAGAAGGAACATCCATATGTTATTGTATAGATGAGAAAACCTTTGGATTTTTAAAAAATTACTTTGGTCAAATCGTTGTCAATACCCAAAATCAAAAATGCTGTTAA
- a CDS encoding DUF2256 domain-containing protein, with translation MPANLPSKICEVCGLRFNWRKKWKKNWDDVKYCSERCRKNKKSTFSGSATI, from the coding sequence ATGCCTGCTAACTTACCTTCAAAGATTTGTGAAGTATGCGGATTGCGCTTCAATTGGCGGAAAAAATGGAAAAAAAATTGGGACGACGTAAAATATTGTAGTGAACGATGCCGGAAAAACAAAAAATCAACATTCTCTGGTTCGGCAACGATTTAA
- a CDS encoding ABC1 kinase family protein encodes MKTLHKIPTGKLERTSSLLKAGAKVGVNYIKYYGNKIIKDEEEARKTLNEDNATDIYDSLKELKGSALKVAQMLSMEKNILPQAYVEKFSLSQFSVPPLSGALVKKTFRKYFGKNPEDLFDEFTTESVNAASIGQVHKAKKDGQNFAVKIQYPGVRDSISSDLKMVKPIAMKMFNIKKEGSESYFQEVENKLFEETDYDLELKRSQEISEKCAHLPNLDFPKYYPEFSCERVITMDWMNGKHFSEFTKQDHSQDDLNKIGQTLWDFYMYQMHVLKQVHADPHPGNFLVSTDKKLLVIDFGCIKEIPNDFYKPYFELAKRENLDNPEFFKEKLYQLEILCDTDSTKELEFFTKLFYELLELFTRPFNTVNFDFSDETFFQEIADLGQRYAKLSSMKGMNTNRGSKHFIYMNRTFFGLYNMMHDLKAQNIVINQYQNFIQ; translated from the coding sequence ATGAAAACACTCCATAAAATACCGACAGGAAAGTTAGAACGAACAAGCAGTTTGTTGAAAGCCGGTGCCAAAGTTGGCGTTAATTACATCAAATATTACGGAAACAAAATTATTAAGGATGAGGAGGAGGCTCGGAAAACTTTAAATGAAGATAATGCGACCGATATTTACGATTCTTTAAAAGAATTGAAAGGTTCTGCTTTGAAAGTTGCCCAGATGCTGAGTATGGAGAAAAATATTCTTCCGCAAGCTTACGTTGAGAAATTTTCTTTATCGCAATTTTCTGTTCCACCGCTTTCTGGTGCTTTGGTGAAAAAAACTTTTAGAAAATATTTTGGAAAAAATCCAGAGGATTTATTTGATGAGTTTACTACTGAATCTGTTAATGCGGCAAGTATCGGGCAAGTTCATAAAGCGAAGAAAGATGGTCAAAATTTTGCTGTCAAAATTCAATATCCCGGTGTTAGAGATAGTATTTCGAGCGATCTGAAAATGGTAAAACCGATTGCGATGAAGATGTTTAACATTAAAAAAGAGGGTTCGGAATCGTATTTTCAGGAAGTGGAAAATAAATTGTTTGAGGAAACTGATTATGATTTGGAACTAAAAAGGAGTCAGGAAATTTCTGAAAAATGTGCTCATCTTCCGAACCTGGATTTTCCGAAATATTATCCTGAGTTTTCTTGTGAAAGAGTCATTACGATGGATTGGATGAACGGAAAGCATTTTTCAGAGTTTACAAAACAAGATCATTCACAGGATGATCTGAATAAAATCGGACAGACGCTTTGGGATTTTTATATGTACCAAATGCATGTTCTGAAGCAGGTGCATGCGGACCCGCATCCAGGAAATTTTTTGGTATCGACAGATAAGAAGCTGCTTGTGATTGACTTTGGTTGCATTAAGGAAATTCCGAATGATTTTTACAAACCTTATTTTGAATTGGCTAAACGAGAGAATTTGGATAATCCTGAATTTTTCAAAGAAAAATTATACCAGTTGGAAATCTTGTGTGACACTGACTCTACAAAGGAACTGGAATTTTTTACCAAATTATTTTACGAATTACTGGAATTATTTACAAGACCTTTCAATACGGTGAATTTTGATTTTTCTGATGAAACTTTCTTTCAGGAAATTGCAGATTTAGGTCAGCGGTATGCGAAACTGAGTAGTATGAAAGGGATGAACACCAACAGAGGTTCGAAACATTTTATTTATATGAACCGAACATTTTTTGGTTTGTATAATATGATGCATGATTTGAAAGCGCAAAATATCGTCATCAATCAATATCAAAATTTCATTCAATAA
- a CDS encoding cation diffusion facilitator family transporter, producing the protein MSNEQTAIKATYFSIVGNFLLAVLKWLAGYFGNSYALIADAIESTTDIFSSFLVLLGLKYAKRPADENHPYGHGRIEPLITFAVVGFLIISATIIAYESIQNIGKPHELPKPWTLIVLLTIIIWKEISYRIVIKKSKETGSSSLKADAWHHRSDAITSVAAFIGISIALILGKGYESADDFAALFASGFILYNCYLIFRPALAEIMDENLYEDLIADIRIHSLKVEGILDTEKCFVRKSGTKHLVDLHAIVNGDITVKEGHILAHNLQAYLQQEMPQLGNILIHVEPN; encoded by the coding sequence ATGTCAAATGAACAAACAGCTATAAAAGCAACATATTTTAGTATAGTCGGAAATTTTTTACTTGCAGTTCTGAAATGGTTAGCAGGTTATTTCGGTAATTCATACGCCCTTATTGCCGACGCAATAGAATCAACCACAGATATTTTTTCTTCATTCCTGGTATTACTTGGGTTAAAATATGCCAAAAGACCTGCCGACGAAAATCATCCATACGGGCATGGTCGTATTGAACCACTGATTACATTTGCAGTAGTTGGTTTCCTCATTATTTCAGCCACTATAATTGCCTATGAGAGTATTCAAAATATTGGCAAACCACACGAATTACCAAAACCTTGGACACTCATTGTTTTACTGACCATCATCATATGGAAGGAAATATCGTATCGTATTGTCATAAAAAAGAGCAAAGAAACCGGAAGCTCCTCACTCAAAGCTGACGCTTGGCATCATCGTAGCGACGCCATAACCTCAGTAGCTGCCTTCATCGGCATTTCAATAGCATTGATTTTAGGAAAAGGATATGAAAGTGCCGATGACTTCGCTGCGCTTTTTGCATCAGGATTTATTTTATACAATTGTTATCTGATTTTCCGACCAGCATTAGCAGAAATTATGGATGAAAACCTTTACGAAGATCTCATTGCAGATATTCGTATCCATTCTTTAAAAGTCGAAGGAATATTAGATACAGAAAAATGTTTCGTTCGAAAATCAGGTACAAAACATCTTGTCGATCTACACGCAATTGTCAATGGCGATATAACAGTGAAGGAAGGCCATATCTTAGCGCATAATTTGCAGGCATATCTCCAGCAAGAAATGCCGCAACTGGGAAATATTTTGATCCATGTAGAACCCAATTGA
- a CDS encoding LLM class flavin-dependent oxidoreductase has product MKKIGFLSFGHWANHPSYQARTASDTLLQSIDLSVAAEEIGLDGAYFRVHHFAKQLASPFPLLAAIGAKTKHIEIGTGVIDMRYENPLYMVEDAGAADLISEGRLQLGISRGSPEQVIEGWRYFGYGTEDGETDADMGRKKSMEFLERLNGVGFAKPNPNPMFPNPPGLLRLEPYSEGLRDRIWWGAASNATAVWAAEHGMNLQSSTLKYDENGKPFHIQQAEQIRLYKEAWKKAGHQREPRVAVSRSIFALINDQDRSYFGHEGKGKDSFGYIEQDRRAVFGKSYAAEPEKLIAELSQDEAIKEADTLLLTIPNTLGVDYNVHVLSTILKYIAPELGWR; this is encoded by the coding sequence ATGAAGAAAATAGGATTTTTATCATTTGGGCATTGGGCCAATCATCCATCTTATCAGGCACGGACAGCTAGCGACACGCTGCTTCAGTCTATTGATCTATCGGTAGCCGCTGAAGAAATAGGACTTGATGGAGCGTACTTTAGGGTACATCACTTTGCGAAGCAACTGGCTTCGCCGTTCCCCTTACTTGCCGCTATCGGTGCTAAGACGAAACACATAGAGATTGGGACCGGGGTGATCGATATGAGGTATGAAAACCCTCTGTATATGGTTGAAGATGCTGGTGCTGCTGATTTGATCTCAGAGGGAAGGCTGCAGCTTGGTATAAGCAGAGGTTCTCCTGAGCAGGTAATTGAGGGATGGCGTTATTTTGGCTATGGGACCGAAGATGGGGAGACCGATGCTGATATGGGACGTAAAAAATCCATGGAGTTTCTAGAAAGATTGAACGGTGTCGGATTCGCCAAGCCAAATCCCAATCCGATGTTTCCGAATCCGCCAGGTTTATTACGATTGGAGCCCTATTCTGAAGGATTGCGGGACAGGATATGGTGGGGGGCAGCATCGAACGCAACAGCAGTATGGGCAGCGGAACATGGCATGAACCTACAAAGTTCTACCCTTAAGTATGACGAGAATGGAAAGCCATTCCATATCCAGCAAGCAGAACAAATTAGGCTGTATAAAGAAGCTTGGAAAAAAGCAGGACATCAACGTGAACCCAGAGTCGCTGTGAGTCGATCTATTTTTGCTCTTATCAATGATCAAGACCGGTCTTATTTTGGACATGAAGGAAAAGGTAAGGATAGCTTTGGTTATATTGAGCAGGATAGGAGGGCTGTGTTTGGTAAAAGCTATGCTGCTGAACCTGAAAAGCTTATTGCAGAATTATCTCAGGACGAAGCTATCAAAGAAGCTGATACCTTATTGCTCACCATTCCCAATACGTTAGGCGTTGACTATAATGTGCATGTACTTTCTACTATTTTAAAATATATCGCTCCCGAATTAGGTTGGCGTTGA
- a CDS encoding protein-tyrosine-phosphatase, whose product MNPKLDITIKSIVHTAIDQERKAILQPLIDFIQLKVNQDTEVNLNFICTHNSRRSHLCQIWSQLAARYYQIPKTSCYSGGTEATALFPKVVEILKEEGMQIDMIADTANPIYAIKFDQNAAPLIGFSKQYDNNFNPQSHFAAIMTCSHADQGCPYIPAAEKRISVTFEDPKIADGTEQQDEVYRARSLEIASQMFYVFSQIKK is encoded by the coding sequence ATGAATCCAAAATTAGACATCACGATCAAAAGCATCGTTCATACAGCAATCGATCAAGAGCGTAAAGCTATTTTACAGCCCTTGATTGACTTTATCCAGCTCAAGGTGAATCAAGATACAGAAGTCAATTTAAACTTCATCTGTACGCACAATTCAAGGCGAAGTCACCTGTGTCAGATCTGGTCGCAACTAGCTGCAAGGTACTATCAAATTCCAAAGACATCTTGTTATTCTGGAGGTACAGAAGCAACTGCACTATTTCCAAAAGTAGTAGAAATACTGAAAGAAGAAGGCATGCAAATCGATATGATCGCCGACACTGCCAATCCCATATATGCAATCAAATTTGATCAAAATGCAGCACCTCTGATTGGCTTCTCTAAGCAGTATGATAACAACTTCAACCCACAATCCCATTTTGCTGCGATTATGACCTGCTCACACGCAGATCAGGGCTGTCCTTATATCCCTGCTGCTGAAAAAAGAATTTCAGTCACATTTGAAGATCCCAAAATAGCTGATGGTACCGAGCAGCAAGATGAAGTATACAGAGCACGAAGTTTAGAAATTGCCTCACAAATGTTTTATGTCTTTTCTCAAATCAAAAAATAA
- a CDS encoding NAD(P)/FAD-dependent oxidoreductase, giving the protein MNEDPIIIIGAGPAGLMAAHQLAKKGYKVHIYEKNKAAARKFLVAGHGGFNLTHSEPIASFIKKYDAEQIQHIVQSFDNSHTVAWLAEIGISTYVGSSGKIFPEKDIKPIQVLQAWLDQLNQLGVIIHYEHNFMDFDQHSVTLNHNNESIHKPYHKLILALGGGSWKKTGSDAAWISLLENKNITIKPLQAANSGYNTTDDYTSLEGQVLKNIEISFQNTKKLGEMVFTKYGIEGSPLYYMNRYTRTFHFPLHLHIDLKPNLTKDALVKQLQSGSQVSTILKTKLRLSATAAALLRRLDKHTFTNPEALADAIKHYPIQVSGLRPIDEVISTAGGIPFTELREDLALHQFPNVYCAGEMIDWEAPTGGYLLQACFSTGAWIASSIDKRTTS; this is encoded by the coding sequence ATGAACGAAGATCCGATTATCATCATTGGTGCAGGTCCTGCAGGATTAATGGCAGCACATCAGCTAGCAAAAAAAGGCTATAAAGTGCATATTTACGAGAAAAATAAAGCTGCAGCAAGGAAATTCTTAGTTGCAGGACATGGTGGCTTTAATCTCACACATAGCGAACCGATCGCATCCTTCATCAAAAAATACGATGCCGAGCAGATCCAGCATATCGTTCAATCATTTGACAACAGTCATACCGTTGCGTGGCTAGCCGAGATCGGCATTTCCACGTATGTAGGAAGTTCAGGAAAAATATTCCCCGAAAAAGATATCAAGCCGATACAGGTATTGCAAGCATGGTTAGACCAGCTCAACCAACTGGGCGTTATCATACATTATGAACATAACTTCATGGATTTCGATCAGCACTCCGTGACCTTAAATCACAACAACGAATCGATCCATAAGCCTTATCACAAACTGATATTAGCACTAGGAGGAGGTTCGTGGAAAAAAACAGGCTCGGACGCAGCATGGATATCCCTATTAGAAAATAAAAACATCACAATAAAACCTTTGCAAGCTGCCAACTCTGGCTACAATACAACGGATGATTATACCAGTTTAGAGGGACAGGTCTTAAAGAACATTGAAATTTCCTTTCAAAATACAAAGAAGTTAGGAGAAATGGTCTTTACCAAATATGGTATAGAAGGAAGCCCTTTATACTATATGAACCGGTATACCAGAACGTTCCATTTTCCGTTACACCTTCATATTGATCTTAAACCAAACCTGACTAAAGATGCTCTTGTCAAGCAGCTTCAATCTGGCAGTCAGGTCAGCACTATACTCAAGACTAAGCTCAGATTATCAGCAACAGCAGCAGCCCTTTTAAGACGCCTCGATAAACACACCTTTACCAATCCCGAAGCTTTAGCTGACGCGATTAAACATTATCCCATCCAAGTGTCTGGATTGAGACCGATTGATGAAGTTATTTCCACAGCTGGAGGCATACCTTTTACAGAACTTCGAGAAGATCTTGCACTCCATCAGTTTCCTAACGTGTACTGCGCAGGCGAAATGATCGATTGGGAAGCGCCTACAGGAGGATATCTCTTGCAGGCATGCTTTAGTACAGGCGCATGGATAGCATCATCTATAGATAAGCGAACTACTTCTTAA
- the arsB gene encoding ACR3 family arsenite efflux transporter — protein METKLKFLDRFLTLWIFLAMLLGVSLGYFYPQVPDIFNTLTVGSTNIPLAIGLILMMYPPLAKVDYSLLPQAFSDKKAITISLVLNWIIGPILMFGLAIIFLRDQPDYMVGLILIGLARCIAMVIVWNDLAKGNREYGALLIALNSIFQVFSYSFLVWLFINKLPASLGIAQFNVSVSIKDVTESVLIYLGIPFLLGFLSRYVLIKTKGKEWFNRKYIPTISPITLYALLFTIVLMFSLKGDQIVKLPLDVLQIAIPLILYFVIMFFTSFFISKSQNIPYDKNASIAFTATGNNFELAIAVAIAVFGIHSPQAFVGVIGPLIEVPVLILLVRTSLWLKKKYYPLK, from the coding sequence ATGGAGACCAAACTAAAATTTCTTGATCGATTTTTGACTTTATGGATATTTCTAGCCATGTTGCTCGGTGTATCGCTGGGTTATTTTTATCCCCAAGTACCTGATATCTTCAACACGCTCACAGTAGGAAGTACCAATATTCCCTTAGCCATAGGGTTAATACTCATGATGTATCCGCCATTGGCAAAAGTCGACTACTCCCTATTACCTCAGGCATTTTCGGACAAAAAAGCAATAACAATTTCACTTGTACTCAACTGGATCATCGGTCCTATATTGATGTTCGGATTAGCGATCATCTTCCTGCGAGATCAACCCGACTATATGGTAGGACTGATTTTAATCGGGCTAGCCCGATGTATAGCCATGGTGATCGTATGGAATGATCTCGCCAAAGGAAATCGAGAATATGGAGCACTATTGATCGCCTTGAATAGTATTTTCCAAGTATTTTCCTATAGTTTTTTAGTTTGGCTGTTTATCAATAAGCTACCCGCCAGCCTGGGTATTGCACAGTTCAATGTATCCGTATCCATCAAAGATGTGACAGAAAGTGTTCTCATTTATCTGGGCATCCCCTTTTTACTAGGCTTCCTCAGTCGGTACGTATTGATCAAAACAAAAGGTAAGGAATGGTTCAACCGAAAATACATCCCGACCATCTCTCCCATTACACTTTATGCGCTATTATTTACCATTGTACTCATGTTCAGCCTAAAAGGAGATCAGATTGTAAAATTACCACTAGACGTTCTCCAAATAGCAATTCCACTGATACTCTATTTCGTGATCATGTTCTTTACCAGTTTTTTTATCAGCAAATCCCAAAATATCCCCTACGACAAGAATGCCTCCATTGCCTTTACAGCCACGGGTAATAATTTTGAATTAGCGATTGCAGTTGCTATAGCCGTGTTCGGAATACACTCACCCCAAGCTTTTGTTGGCGTCATTGGCCCATTGATAGAAGTACCTGTATTAATTCTTCTGGTAAGAACTAGTTTATGGCTAAAAAAGAAATATTATCCTTTAAAGTAG
- a CDS encoding DUF6428 family protein yields MKLSDIKKILPTLEHVIFQLADGTAVPAHVHVTEVGQISKNFIDCGGTIRVEHTVNFQLWNADDYEHRLKPDKLLHIIQLSEEKLQIGDYEIEVEYQRDTIGKYSLDFDGKNLVLINKTTACLALESCGIPLKPLHVVASTSNSCTPGSGCC; encoded by the coding sequence ATGAAATTATCAGACATCAAAAAAATTCTACCGACATTAGAACATGTGATCTTTCAACTAGCAGATGGAACTGCTGTTCCAGCACATGTTCATGTCACAGAAGTAGGGCAAATCAGTAAAAATTTTATCGATTGTGGAGGTACCATCCGAGTAGAGCATACTGTAAATTTTCAATTGTGGAATGCCGACGACTACGAGCATCGCTTGAAACCAGATAAATTGTTGCATATTATTCAATTGTCAGAAGAAAAACTACAGATCGGCGATTACGAAATCGAAGTAGAATATCAACGCGATACCATTGGAAAATACAGCTTAGATTTCGATGGAAAAAACTTGGTACTCATAAATAAAACCACGGCCTGCTTGGCGTTAGAATCGTGTGGTATTCCCTTAAAACCATTACATGTGGTAGCATCTACAAGTAATTCATGTACTCCTGGCTCTGGCTGCTGCTAA